The genomic region ACCAACGCAAAAACAAATGAATAGGATAAAAGGGATAAAGTCCTCGCCAAGTGAGCTCCCGAGAAAACCTGCGATAACAATGCGCGTCCCAGCAACGCCGCCCCGCCGCCACCCAAGCCTTGCAGCAGCCTGGAAAAATAAAAGCTTTTATCGTCATAAGCCCACACGGATAAAAAACTTCCACAAAAGAACATGCAGCAGAACACCCACAGAACTGCCGAACGACCAAATAACCGAATAAGGTGAGCGGTGAAAGTCAATGGGACTGCGGCACCGCTTAAATACATCAGCAAAGCGTTGTAGCCTTCAGCCGCACTCATACCGAGCGCATTAACGATGTAAGGCGTGGCAGGCAGATAAAGTGTCACGCCTAGCTGGGCCATTACGGTGGTACTGCAAGCTAAAATCAGTATCCGCACATTTGGCTGCAAGTCATGCGTCCCAGGTCAGTTGTCCTGATAATGATGTTTGAGCACGCAAGAAACCTTTACAAGCACGCGAAGTATGGGATTTAACCTAAAACTTTGTAGGCGAATTCTTCAAGTGATTCAGGTCTCCTCCAAGCTAACCGACGCACCGCACTGTTGGATCAGCTGAAGGCGCTCAGCACGCCCCCTCCTACGCCTTACCCCGCAAACCCACCCTCACCCAAAAAAACCTGTTCCGCTGGTGTCGTAGCCCTGCCCAACACCGCATTACGATGAGGAAAGCGCCCAAACCGCTCAATGATAACGGCGTGTTCCTTGGCCCAGTGGTAGGTATTGGCATCCAACTGCTGGTTGAGCGTCAGCGAGCGTTGCTGGTCCTGCGGATCTTCCGAGTGTTCAAACGGCAAATAACAGAACGCACGCAACTGGGGTTCGATCTGTTGATCCAGCCCGGCGTCCACCATCTGATGTGCATACAGGCGTGCCAGCGGGTCGGTGGCGAACATATGCGCGGTGCCGCGAAAGGCGTTACGCGGGTACTGGTCCAGCAGGATCAATAACGCGAGCGCACCGTCGGCGCAGGTCAGCCAATCTTCCAGTTCGCGCCGTGCGGCCTGCATATGGGTGGTATAGAAGGTGTCGCGAAAGGTTGTGTCGAAGCCATCGTCCTTGGCGAACCAACGCTTGGGCCCCGCCTGTTTCCAGAATTCGATCACCGCCTTGGCTGATTGCGTCTTTATGCTGATCATCATGCGCCTCAAATGTTATAGGATAACGTCAATTATTTGCCCGCTTGTGATTCCCACTTATGACTGACGCTACTACCTTACGCCAACGCCTGCAGTCCATCGACGCCCTGCGCGGCCTGGTGATCCTGTTCATGCTACTGGACCATGTGCGCGAAACCTTCCTGTTGCATCGCCAGGTCAGCGACCCGATGAGCATCGACAGCACCGAGCCTGCGCTGTTTGTCAGCCGCACCCTGGCCCATCTATGCGCGCCGGTGTTTGTGCTGCTCACCGGCTTGTCGGCTTGGCTGTATGGCCAGAAATACCAGGGCCGGCGCGACGTGTCGGCGTTTCTGTTCAAGCGCGGGCTGTTTTTGGTGGTGCTGGAGTTCACCCTGGTCAACTTCGCCTGGACCTTCCAGCTGCCGCCCACGGTGATCTATATGCAGGTGATCTGGGCAATCGGCGTGAGCATGATCGCCCTCGCCGCCCTGGTGTGGTTGCCGCGTGCGTTGCTGATCAGCTTGGCCCTGGTGATCATTGCCGGGCATAACTTGCTCGATGCAGTGCACTTGGCCCCGGGATCGACGTCGCAGGCGCTGTGGTCGATCCTGCATGAACGCAGTTGGATCCAGGTGTCTGAAAACCTGCGGCTGCGCGTGACCTACCCGGTGTTGCCGTGGATCGGCGTGATTGCCCTGGGCTACAGCGTCGGCCCCTGGTTTGCCAATGTCACACCGCCGGCCAGGCGCCAGCGTTATTTGCTGACGGCGGGAATCGGCGCGCTGGTGGGGTTTGTGCTGTTGCGAATGCTCAACGGGTACGGCGACAAGCCTTGGCAGGCGTATGACAGCGGCGTGCAGACACTGATGAGCTTCTTCAACATTACCAAGTACCCGCCTTCGCTGTTGTTCCTGGCGTTGACGCTGGGCATTGGCTTGTTGGTACTGCTGGCGTTCGAACGTGTCGGGCATAAACGCTGGATCGGTGTACTGGCCGTGTTTGGCGCCGCGCCGATGTTCTTCTACCTGTTGCACCTGTATGTGCTGAAAATACTGTATGTGGCCTGTGCTGCGTTGCTTGGGCTCAACCACGGCAATTATTTCGGCTTCGACAGCATCGGCGCGGTGTGGCTGGCCGCGCTGTGGATGCCGCTGGCGTTGTACCCGCCCGTGCGCTGGTTTGCCGCGCTCAAAGCGCGTCGGCGCGACATCGCCTGGCTCAAATATCTCTGACTATCGCTACTCCAAATGTGGGAGGGGGCTTGCCCCCGATAGCGGTGGTTCAGCCAATGGATTTGGTACTGAAACTCCGCCATCGGGGGCAAGCCCCCTCTTATCAAACATCAAATAAGCTACTGATTTTACAGAGTTAAAATTTAGTCTCTAAACCAGATATTTTGGAGGCGGCCCAGTTTGCTGCGCGACAGCGTCACGTCGGCGATGTGAACGAGTGGTTGGTTGTTGGACCGGGTACATATCCGTTATTTAGGTAACGGCGGCTATTGGTTCCGCTCTTACAGCGGGTCACTTTTGAAAGAGCCCAAAAGTAACCAAAAGGCTCTTGCCCCACCACTCGGCACCTCGCCTAGGCTCGGTGTGCCCGTAATCCGACATGGATTTGGGGGGCCGCCGCCACGCGCCATCCATGGCGCGGGGCGGCTAAACCGGCATCCCTGCCGGTTTACCCCCCAAATCCATGTCAGATTCCGGCCAGCGTGGTTTAACGGGCCGCCTAAGATCAAGATCAAAAACAAAAGCGAGGCGGCCTTAGAGCCGACCTGATCGTTGAGGCGGGCGCGTTCCCCTGTGTGCGGGCTTGCTCGCGAAGGTCGTTAACGATGACGCGGGAACTCAGGATGAGCGCGGCGCACTCGGGTTTTTCGCGAGCAAGCTCGCTCCTACAGAAAAGCAGAAGCGCCGCCAGCGTATCTACGATGCGAAGCGAGTGGCTCTTGATCTTGCTTTTGATCTCAGGCGCCCCGTTAAACCACGCTGGCCGAACGCAGGCTTGAATCCGTGGGTAACCCGGCAGGACGCCGGGTTAGCCGCACTGGGCCATGGATGGCCCATTGCGGCGGCCCACGGATTCAAGCCTGCGTTCGGGCATGCCGAGCCTAGGCGAGGCACCGAGTGGTGGGGCGAGGACCTTTTGGTTACTTTTGGGTCCTTCCAAAAGTGACCCGCTGTAAGAGCGGAACCCTAAGTGGCCGTTACCGCAGCAACGGATATGTACTCGGTCAAAACCCCAACATCCTGGTCGGCTGTTAGCCCCCCTCCCACCGCTATGGCAAGCAACCCCTCTTACCAAACAGTTTGCTGCGCGACAGCGTCACATCGAAAATGTGGTGGGGACTCCCACATTTTTTAGACTGTGTCAGGCCAATTCGGCGCGCAGTTGGCGGGCGGCGGTGACCATGTGAATGAGCGCCGCCTCCGTCTCCGGCCAACCCCGCGTCTTCAAACCGCAATCGGGGTTGACCCACAGACGCTCTGCCGGAATCCGCTTGGCGGCCTTGCGCAATAAGTTGGCCATCTCCGAGGCATCCGGTATCCGTGGCGAGTGGATGTCATACACCCCCGGGCCGATTTCATTCGGGTAAGCGAAGGCTTCGAATGCGTCGAGCAGCTCCATGTCCGAACGCGAGGTTTCGATGGTAATCACGTCGGCGTCCATTGCCGCGATGGACTCGATTACATCATTGAACTCGCTGTAGCACATGTGGGTGTGGATTTGGGTTTCGTCTCGCACACCACAGGCGCACAGGCGGAACACCTCGGTGGCCCAGTCAAGGTAGTGCTGCCACTGCGCCTGGCGCAACGGCAAGCCTTCACGGAATGCGGCTTCGTCGATCTGCACGATCTTGATCCCGGCCGCTTCCAGGTCCAGCACTTCGTCACGAATCGCCAGGGCCAGTTGCCGGGCCTGCACTTCGCGGCTCACGTCTTCCCTTGGGAACGACCACATCAGCATCGTCACCGGGCCAGTCAGCATGCCCTTCATCACTTTGTCGGTCAGGCCCTGGGCGTAGCGGAGCCACTCCACGGTCATGGCTTTCGGGCGGCTCAGATCACCCACAATCACCGCCGGTTTCACACAGCGCGAACCGTAGCTCTGCACCCAGCCGAAACGGCTGAACGCGTAGCCATCCAGTTGTTCGGCGAAGTACTCGACCATGTCGTTACGCTCGGCTTCACCGTGCACCAGCACATCCAGCCCGAGGTTTTCCTGGACCTCGACGGCGTGCTTGATCTCACTGTGCATGGCCTCGACGTATTCGGCTTCGCTCAACTTGCCGGCCTTATAAGACTGGCGTGCCAGGCGGATCGACGCAGTTTGCGGGAACGAACCGATGGTGGTGGTCGGGAATAGCGGCAGGTCCAGGCCGGCCCGCTGTTTCGCAATGCGTTGGGCAAACGGCGACTGACGCTGGCTGTCTTGGGCGGTGATGGCGGCGACACGGGCTTGAACGGCAGGCTTATGGATCCGTGGCGAAGCAGCGCGGGCAACCTGTACGGCTCGGCTTTCGGCCAGGGCGACAAGTACGTTGGGGGCTTCGGGCTGGTCAACAGCCTGGGCCAGCACCGCCACTTCTTCGCACTTCTGAACAGCAAAGGCCAGCCAGCTTTTCAGCTCGGCATCCAGCTGGTCTTCACGGCCAAGGTCCACAGGGCTGTGCAGCAGCGAACAGGACGGCGCAACCCACAGGCGATCGCCCAATTTCTCGTGGGCATGCTGCAAGGTGGCCAAGGCTTTTTCCAGGTCGCAGCGCCAAACGTTGCGGCCATTGACTACGCCCAGGGACAACACTTTATAAGCCGGTAGGCGGTCGAGGATGGTCGGGTACTGGTCCGGCGCTCGCACCAGGTCGATGTGCAGGCCATCCACTGGCAGGTTGGCGGCCAAACCGAGGTTCTCTTCCAGGCCACCGAAGTAGGTCGCCACCAGTTTTTTCAGCGGGTCACGCTGGATCAGGTTGTAGGCACGCTCAAACGCGTTCTTCCACTCCTGGGGCAAATCGAGCACCAGGATCGGCTCGTCGATCTGCACCCACTCCACGCCCAGGTCCGCCAGGCGCTGGAAGATCTGGCCGTACAGCGGCAGCAGGCGCTCGAGCAGGTCAAGCTTGTCGAAATCGCCACCCTTGGTCTTGCCCAGCCACAGGTAGGTCAGCGGACCGATCACGACTGGCTTGACGGTGTGGCCGAGGTCACGGGCTTGCTTGACCTCTTCGAACAGCTGGTCCCACCCCAGGTGGAACTGCTGGTCGACGCTGAACTCCGGCACAAGGTAGTGATAGTTGGTGTCGAACCACTTGGTCATCTCCTGGGCGTGGGCACCGCCGCAGCAGCTGTCACTGACCCCACGGGCCATGGCGAACAGGGTATGCAACGTGGCCTGGCCATCGGCCGGGCGGAAGCGCTCGGGAATCACGCCGAACATCAGCGAGTGGGTGAGTACCTGGTCGTACCAGGCGAAATCACCGGCGGGCAGCAGTTCGATGCCGGCCTGTTTTTGCAGTTCCCAATGGGTCTTTCGCAAGTCACGGCCCACGGCACGCAGGCCGGCCTCGTCGAGCTCGCCTTTCCAGAACGCTTCCTGCGCTTTTTTCAGTTCGCGGTCGCGTCCAATGCGCGGAAATCCGAGGGAATGAGCGACTGCCATGACCTAAAGCTCCAATGTCGTTATTGATGGCAGCCATTGTCGGCAGAGGGTGATAATGAGACAAACTCATTATTCTATAGATCATCACAAGATCTGCTCATGTTCATGCTTCAATACGCGAACGTTAACTTGATGGGTAGTACCGCCCTCCTCCCAACGAACGGTCACACTCAGGCCCTATGCTTGAACACGGCGCGCAAAATCCGCCCGCTAACCTTTCGATCTGTTCCAAGTGCGGGCACAATGCGTGTCCTTTTTTGGCAGGCACCGCCGCAGGCTCTCAAAAATGATCAAAACGCCGTATTACCTCATCGATAAACAGAAGCTTCTGGTCAACATGCAGAAGATTGCCTACGTGCGCGAGCAGTCCGGCGCCAAGGCTCTGCTGGCACTCAAGTGCTTTGCCACCTGGTCGGTGTTCGACCTGATGCAGCAATACATGGACGGCACCACCTCGTCGTCGCTGTACGAGTTGAAGCTCGGCCGCCAGAAGTTCGAAGGTGAAGCGCACGCCTACAGCGTGGCCTGGGCCGACGATGAAATCGAAGAGATGCTGGAGAACTGCGACAAGATCATCTTCAACTCCATCAGCCAGCTGCAGCGGTTTGCCGAGCGTTCCGAGGGCAAAACCCGTGGCCTGCGTGTGAACCCGCAGGTGAGCAGCTCCGACTACCTGCTGGCCGACCCGGCGCGCCCGTTCAGCCGCCTGGGCGAATGGGACCCGGTGAAGATCGACGGCGTGATCGAGCAGATCTCTGGCTTCATGTTCCACAACAACTGCGAGAACGGCGACTTCAGCCTGTTCGACAAAATGCTTGGCACCATCGAGGAACGTTTCGGTGAGCTGCTGCACAAGGTCAAGTGGGTCAGCCTCGGCGGCGGCATCCACTTTACCGGTGAAGGCTACGCGCTGGACGCGTTCTGCGCGCGCTTGAAGGCGTTCTCCGAGAAGTACGGCGTGCAGGTGTACCTGGAACCGGGGGAAGCTGCGATCACCAACAGCGCCTCCCTGGAAGTCACCGTGCTCGACACACTCTACAACGGCAAGCACCTGGCCGTGGTCGACAGCTCCATCGAAGCCCACCTGTTGGATCTGCTGATCTATCGCCTCAATGCCAAGCTGGCGCCAAGCGAGGGTGAACACACCTACATGGTGTGCGGCAAATCCTGCCTGGCCGGGGACATCTTCGGCGAGTATCAATTCGATCGTCCGCTGGCCATCGGCGATCGGCTGTCGTTCATCGACACCGCGGGCTACACCATGGTCAAGAAAAATTGGTTCAACGGCCTGAAAATGCCGTCCATCGTAGTGAAACAACTCGACGGTACAGTCGAGGTGGTTCGTGAATTTGGTTACGACGACTACCTGTCCAGCCTTTCCTAAGCTGGCGGATATAGGAGAAATAAAGCAATTGAAAAAGAACGTTCTTATCATTGGTGCAGGAGGTGTCGCCAAGGTGGTGGCCCACAAGTGCGCGCAGCACAACGACGAACTCGGTCGTATTGCTATCGCGTCGCGCAACATCTCCAAATGCCAGGCCATCATCGACAGCGTCAAGGCCAAGGGTAGCCTCAAGGTACCCGCCGATATCCAAGCCTTTGCGCTGAACGCCCTGGACGTGGAAGCGACCAAGGCCTTGATCCGCGAAACTGAGTCACAGATCGTCATCAACGTCGGTTCCGCGTTCCTCAACATGTCGGTACTGCGCGCCTGCATCGATACCGGCGTGGCCTACCTCGACACCGCCATCCACGAAGAGCCGGGCAAGGTCTGCGAGACCCCGCCGTGGTACGGCAACTACGAATGGAATCACCTGGAAGAATGCAAACAGAAGAACATCACCGCCATCCTTGGCGTGGGCTTCGACCCAGGTGTCGTCAACGCGTACGCCGCGCTGGCGCAGCAACAGCATTTCGACCGCATTGATTCGATCGACATTCTCGACGTCAATGCCGGCTCCCATGGCAAATACTTCGCCACCAATTTCGATCCGGAAATCAACTTCCGCGAATTTACCGGGCAGGTGTGGAGCTGGCAGAACAGCCAGTGGACCAGCAACACCATGTTCGAAGTCAAACGCACCGACGACCTGCCGGTAGTTGGCTCGCAGAACCTCTACCTCACCGGCCACGATGAAGTGCACTCGCTGTCGAAAAACCTCGACGTGCCCAACGTGCGTTTCTGGATGAGCTTCGGCGAACACTACATCAACGTGTTTACCGTACTGAAAAACCTCGGCCTGCTCTCCGAGAAGCCAGTCAAGACCGCCGAAGGCCTGGAAGTGGTGCCGTTGAAAGTGGTCAAGGCCGTGCTGCCTGATCCGTCTTCGCTTGCCCCGGGCTACACCGGCAAGACCTGCATCGGCGACCTGGTCAAAGGCACCAAGGATGGCCAGCCGCGGGAAATGTTCATCTACAACGTGGCTGATCACGAAGAGGCGTATGCCGAGACCGACAGCCAGGGCATCTCCTACACCGCAGGCGTTCCACCGGTCGCTGCTGCGCTGCTGGTTGCGCGTGGCGAGTGGGATGTGAAGCACATGGCCAACGTTGAGGAACTGCCGGCTGAGCCGTTCCTAAAGGCGCTGGATGTGATGGGCTTGCCGACCCGGATCAAGGACGAGAACGGTGATCGCGCTTGGGATGCGATTGCCTGATAGGCGATAGCTGACCACACAAAAAAATGCGCCCAACCGGGCGCATTTTTTGTTTGGGTATCCTAGATATCCCCAGAACGCTGGAGAGTCAAATGTGGGAGGGGGCTTGCTCCCGATGGCTGTGTGTCAGCCAGCCTATTCTTTACTGACCCACCGCTATCGGGAGCAAGCCCCCTCCCACATTTTGATCTGCTTTGCCTGTTATTCCAGGTTACGCGCCGAGTTGCTCAGCGCTCTTGAGCGCTTCAAAGAGCTTGTGCCAACTCCCACTATATTTTTGCTTGGGTGGTACACAGATCCTTAGACCACCGAAGATCCAATGTGGGAGGGGGCTCGCCCCCGATGGCTGTGTGTCAGCCAGCCTATTCGTTACTGACCCACCGCTATCGGGAGCAAGCCCCCTCCCACATTTTGATCTGCATTGCCTGTTATTCCAGGTTACGCGCCGAGTTGCTCAGCGCTCTTGAGCGCTTCAAAGAGCTTGTGCCAACTCCCACTATATTTTGCTTGGGTGGTACACAGATCCTTAGACCATCGAAGATCCAATGTGGGAGGGGGCTCGCCCCCGATGGCTGTGTGTCAGCCAGCCTATTCGTTACTGACCCACCGCCATCGGGAGCAAGCCCCCTCGCACATTTTGATCTGCTTTGCCTGTTATTCCAGGTTACGCGCCGAGTTGCTCAGCGCTCTTGAGCGCTTCAAAGAGCTTGTGCCAACTCCCACTATATTTTTGCTTGGGTGGTACACAGATCCTTAGACCACCGAAGATCCAATGTGGGAGGGGGCTTGCTCTCGATGGCGGTATGTCAGCCAGCCTATTCTTTACTGACCCACCGCCATCGGGAGCAAGCCCCCTCCCACATTTTGATCTGCTTTGCCTGTTATTCCAGGTTTCGCGCCGAGTTGCTCAGCGCTCTTGAGCATTGCAACAACGCCGGCGCAAGCTGTTTTTCAGCCGCCGCCTGGCTCCAGCGACTGGTCGGCGCCACCACATGCACCGCCGCTACCGGTCGACCGTTGGCGCCCAGCACGGGGGCGCCGATGGTCATGTCGCCCAGGAACAGTTCCTGGCCATTTACCGCATACCCCTGCTCGCGCACTTGCTGCAGCGACTCCAGAATTCGGTCGACGTCTGTCACGGTATGGCTGGTGTGCGCTACTCGCTGACTGTTCTGAATCAGTGCCAGCGCTTCATCCTGCGGCAAGGCGCTCAAATAAGCCCGCCCCGACGCGGTGCAGTACATCGGCACCCGCGAGCCGATCGGCATGTGCACCGGCACAAACCCGGCACTGACAAACCGCGCAATGTAAGTCATGTCCTGGCCCGCCGGCTCGGTCAGGCACGACGTCTCACCGGTCAACCGCGTCAACTCGGACAAGAACGGGTTGGCCACTTCAATCAGCGAATGCGCATCCAGGTAACTGAACCCCAGCTCCAGCACCCGAGGTGTGAGTTGGTAATGCCGTGTGCGCGAGTGTTTCCGAAGGTAACCCAGGCTTTCGAGGGTAAACACCATGCGCTGGGCCGAGCTTTTGGTCATGCCAGCAGCCTCGGCCACCTCTGCAAGGCTCATGCTGCGGCGCTGGGCGCTGAATGCCTTGAGCACCGACAGGCCTTTTTCCAGGGATTGGTTGTGCAAACTGTTGCGGTCTTCGGGCATGGCGAACTCGCGGGCTGGTCAATCAGGCGTGGCGATATTTCTACCTTAAAAGCTATGAAATGACCACAAAATATCGCATAGCGATACGATAAGTTCATTTCTACAACTTTATTAGGTCGTTTACGATTTTTCCGATTCAAAATGGCATAGAGCTTGCGGTTTTATCAGCATTCGCTTGCGCAACTGACTTCTGTTTTTCTTATGGAGCAACCCGATGAACAGTCTTTCGCCCTTGTTTCGCCGCCTTGCCTTCGGTGTGTGTGCCGCGCTTTGTATCAGCGTTGCGCACGCCGAGAGTGCGTCCTCGTACAAAGTCGGGGCAACGGCCAGTGGTTCGCCGTTTACCTTCCTCGATATCAAGAGCAATAGCATTCAGGGTGTGATGGTCGACGTGGCCGAAGCCGTGGGCAAGGCCGGTGGGTTCAGCAGCCAGATCGAGCAGACCAACTTTGCCGCGCTGATCCCGTCGCTGACTTCCGGCAAGCTGGACTTTATTTCCGCCGGCATGCTCAAGACCGAAGAACGCACCAAGGTGGTCGACTTCAGCGCACCGGTGTATGCCTATGGTGAGGGCCTTATCGTCAGCGCCGACGACAATGGCGCTTATCCCGACCTCACCCCGCTGAGAGACCAGGTGGTCGGCGTGCAAGCCGGGACGATCTTCTACGACCGATTGAAAAAACTGGGCATTTTCAAGGAAATCCGCACCTACGACTCCATCGGCGAGATGGTCCGCGACCTGTCCCTGGGCCGCATCAAAGCCGCCGTTGGCGACCAACCGGTGGTGGCCTACCAGATCCGCCAGAAGCTGTTCAAAGGCGTGAAACTGGCGCCTGACTACCAGCCCACCAATGTCGGCGAAGTGTGCCTGGTGGTGCGCAAGGGCGATGTCGCAACCCTGGAGCGCCTGAACAAAGCCATCGCCAGCATCAAGGCCGATGGCACCCTGGACAGTATTCTCAAGAAATGGGGGCTGGATACCCAGGCGCGCCCATGAACCTGGCTGAGTTCCTGCAGAACGCCCAGGACTTCCTGCCGATCCTGCTGCAAGGCGCCTGGGTGACAATCCAGATCACGGTGTTGTCGTTCCTGCTCAGCAGCGCCATCGGCCTGGTGCTGGCGTTGCTCAAGCTGTCGCCGATCCGTGCGTTGTCGTGGACGGCCAGTACCATCATCAATGTGATCCGTGGCCTGCCGATCATCGTGCAGCTGTTCTACATCTACTTCGTGCTGCCGGACATGGGCATCCACCTCACCGCGTTCTACGCCGGAGTAATTGGCATGGGCATAGCCTATTCGGCGTACCAGGCCGAGAACTTCCGCACCGGCATCATTGCCGTCGAACAGGGCCAGCGTGAAGCCGCCGAGGCCCTGGGCATGCGCCCGATGCTGATGATGCGCCGGGTGATCCTGCCCCAGGCATTTCGCATCGCCCTGCCGCCCTACGGCAACACTTTAGTGATGATGCTCAAGGACTCGTCCCTGGTGTCCACCATCACCGTGGCGGAGATGACCCGCCAGGGCCAACTGATCGCCTCATCGACCTTCCAGAACATGACCGTCTACACCCTGGTCGCCCTGCTCTACCTGCTGATGAGCTTGCCGCTGGTATATGGCCTGCGCCGCATGGAGCAGTACCTGGGCCGGAGGAAAAAAGCATGATCGAGATTCGTCAGCTGCAAAAACACTACGGCGACCACCGCGTGCTGCACGGCGTCGACCTCGACGTGGCCAAGGGCGAAGTGGTGTGCCTGGTCGGCCCCTCGGGCTCGGGCAAATCAACCCTGCTGCGCTGCATCAATGCACTGGAAGCCTACGACGGTGGCCATATCAAGGTGTTCGGTGAAACTGTGCAGCGCGCCAGCAAGACCGTGCACACTCTGCGCAGCCGCATGGGCATGGTGTTCCAGCGCTTCAATCTGTTCCCCCACCGCACCGTGCTGGAAAACGTGATGGAAGGCCCGGTGTACGTCAAAGGTGAGCCGCCGCGGCAAGTGCGCGAGGAAGCCCTGGTGCTGCTGGAGAAAGTCGGCCTGAGCGCCAAGGCCGACGCCTACCCGGAACAACTCTCCGGCGGCCAACAGCAGCGCGTGGCCATCGCCCGCGCCCTGGCGATGAAACCCGAGGCCATGTTGTTCGACGAACCCACCTCGGCCCTCGACCCGGAGCTGGTCGGCGATGTGCTGGCGGTGATGCGCACGCTCGCCGATGAAGGCATGACCATGATCGTGGTCACCCACGAAATGGGCTTCGCCCGTGAAGTAGCCGACCGTGTGTGCTTCCTGCATGGCGGCTACATCGTCGAAAGCGGCCCCGCCGAGCAGGTGCTGGGCAACCCACAGCATGCGCGCACCCAGGACTTCCTGCGGCGCGTGCTGCACCCCACCGGCAACACGCGGAGCCTGTCATGAAGTCGTTGTGGTCGGCGACTGCACCGTCAGTAGTGCCCACGCCCGCGTTGAACGAGTCAGTGAAGGTCGATGTGGCGATTGTCGGCGCTGGCTATACCGGCTTGTCGACAGCGCTGCACCTGGCCGAGCGTGGCGTGGGCGTGTGCGTGCTGGAAGCCCATGAGCCAGGTTGGGGCGCATCGGGGCGTAACGGTGGGCAGGTCAACCCCACGCTCAAATATGACCCGGAGCAACTGGTAAGGATGTACGGGCCGGAGCGCGCCGAGACGCTGATCTCCACGGTGTCGGGCTCGGCAGACCTGGTATTCAAGCTGATCGAGCGACATGGCATCGATTGCGCCCCAGTGCGTAAGGGCTGGATGCAGGTGTCTTACAACGAAAGAGGCGTGACCAGGCTGCATGCGCGTGCGGACCAATGGGGTCGGCGCGGCGTGCCGGTGCAACATCTGGATGCCCGTGCAGTGGCGGCGCGCATGGGCAGCTCGGCGTTTGCCGGCGGCTGGCTGGA from Pseudomonas synxantha harbors:
- a CDS encoding amino acid ABC transporter permease; translated protein: MNLAEFLQNAQDFLPILLQGAWVTIQITVLSFLLSSAIGLVLALLKLSPIRALSWTASTIINVIRGLPIIVQLFYIYFVLPDMGIHLTAFYAGVIGMGIAYSAYQAENFRTGIIAVEQGQREAAEALGMRPMLMMRRVILPQAFRIALPPYGNTLVMMLKDSSLVSTITVAEMTRQGQLIASSTFQNMTVYTLVALLYLLMSLPLVYGLRRMEQYLGRRKKA
- a CDS encoding amino acid ABC transporter ATP-binding protein; amino-acid sequence: MIEIRQLQKHYGDHRVLHGVDLDVAKGEVVCLVGPSGSGKSTLLRCINALEAYDGGHIKVFGETVQRASKTVHTLRSRMGMVFQRFNLFPHRTVLENVMEGPVYVKGEPPRQVREEALVLLEKVGLSAKADAYPEQLSGGQQQRVAIARALAMKPEAMLFDEPTSALDPELVGDVLAVMRTLADEGMTMIVVTHEMGFAREVADRVCFLHGGYIVESGPAEQVLGNPQHARTQDFLRRVLHPTGNTRSLS